The following proteins are encoded in a genomic region of Roseinatronobacter sp. S2:
- a CDS encoding FAD-binding oxidoreductase, whose protein sequence is MPAPPPANSSEIAIIGAGIVGLSIALRLADQGHEVTLLAPEDDETGASYGNAGVIADYAVMPVGTPDVLRNLPALLFDRDSPLSIRKAAIFTLAPWLLRFTRECLPARAAENARAIAALLAPSPAAWRAFASQIGGIELLKPQGSLYLFETAKEQRGADFSLSRALGVTVDIITRAELGQLEPGLPAHVGHGAAFFPNTVTMHDPRAMLRLLRAAVIDAGVRHIPARITGLARDGHGHVTLTGADIRLRASKVILAAGAWSRDLARQAGDKAPLDTERGYHLEYDMTDQPLTRQVTPVSRGFYFCPMAGRLRIAGTVELGGRDAPAAPNRWAVMERGARAIFPDLPEPDRRWMGCRPSLPDSRPVIGPSTQGANVIHAYGHGHLGLTLAPVTAQIVADLVAGRMPALDIAPYRPGRF, encoded by the coding sequence ATGCCAGCCCCGCCCCCTGCGAACAGTAGCGAAATTGCCATCATCGGTGCGGGCATCGTGGGGTTGTCCATCGCATTGCGTCTGGCGGATCAGGGCCACGAGGTCACGCTGCTGGCCCCCGAAGATGACGAGACTGGCGCATCCTATGGCAATGCCGGTGTCATCGCGGATTATGCCGTCATGCCGGTGGGCACGCCCGATGTGCTGCGCAATCTGCCCGCGTTGCTGTTTGACCGCGACAGCCCGCTGTCCATACGCAAGGCCGCCATTTTCACGCTTGCGCCATGGTTGCTGCGTTTCACGCGCGAATGCCTGCCTGCACGCGCGGCGGAAAATGCACGCGCCATTGCTGCACTGCTGGCCCCGTCACCTGCCGCATGGCGCGCATTTGCCAGCCAGATCGGGGGGATCGAATTGCTGAAACCCCAAGGGTCCCTGTATCTGTTTGAAACCGCCAAGGAGCAGCGTGGCGCAGATTTCAGCTTGTCGCGCGCTTTGGGCGTCACCGTCGACATCATCACGCGCGCGGAACTGGGCCAGCTTGAACCCGGCCTGCCTGCGCATGTCGGGCATGGGGCGGCGTTTTTTCCCAATACGGTCACCATGCATGACCCGCGCGCCATGCTGCGCCTGTTGCGCGCGGCCGTCATCGATGCAGGCGTGCGCCATATCCCCGCGCGCATCACCGGACTGGCCCGCGACGGGCACGGGCATGTCACCCTGACAGGCGCAGACATTCGCTTGCGCGCAAGCAAGGTCATTCTGGCGGCGGGCGCATGGTCGCGCGATCTGGCACGGCAGGCGGGCGACAAGGCGCCGCTGGACACCGAACGCGGCTATCATCTGGAATATGACATGACGGACCAGCCCCTGACCCGCCAGGTAACGCCTGTGTCGCGGGGGTTCTATTTCTGCCCGATGGCGGGGCGGTTGCGGATTGCGGGCACGGTGGAGTTGGGCGGGCGGGACGCACCTGCCGCGCCAAACCGCTGGGCCGTCATGGAACGCGGCGCGCGTGCCATATTTCCCGACCTGCCCGAACCCGACCGGCGCTGGATGGGGTGCCGCCCGTCCCTGCCGGATTCGCGCCCTGTTATTGGACCGTCAACACAGGGCGCGAATGTGATCCACGCCTATGGGCACGGGCATCTGGGCCTGACGCTGGCACCAGTCACTGCACAGATTGTCGCGGATCTGGTGGCAGGGCGCATGCCTGCGCTGGATATTGCGCCTTACCGTCCGGGCCGTTTCTGA
- a CDS encoding glyoxylate/hydroxypyruvate reductase A — translation MTLTVLFAAGQELYNDYQAPLSQALQEQALDAELVTDAPPESVDYIIYAPSSALQDFTPYTRCKAVLNLWAGVEKIVGNPTLTQPLCRMVDPSLTQGMVEYVCGHVLRHHLGMDAHIHARPGDWHAVEPPLAQERKVGILGLGALGQAVAQALAGFGFDLHGWARSPRSVPGMRCHHGQDGLDACLSHAEILVTLLPLTAGTENLLDRRALALLPEGAALINPGRGRLVDDTALIAALDSGQIGHATLDVFRTEPLPADHPFWAHPRVTVTPHIAATTRARTAARVIAGNIARGEKGLAFMNVVDRGRGY, via the coding sequence ATGACACTGACCGTTCTGTTCGCCGCAGGGCAGGAATTATATAACGACTACCAGGCCCCGCTGTCACAGGCCCTGCAAGAACAGGCACTTGATGCAGAACTGGTGACCGACGCCCCGCCCGAATCTGTGGATTACATCATCTATGCCCCGTCCAGTGCGTTGCAGGATTTCACCCCCTACACGCGCTGCAAGGCGGTGTTGAATCTGTGGGCCGGTGTCGAGAAGATTGTCGGCAATCCAACCCTGACCCAGCCGCTTTGCCGCATGGTCGACCCGTCGCTGACCCAGGGCATGGTCGAATATGTTTGCGGTCATGTGCTGCGCCATCATCTGGGGATGGACGCCCATATTCATGCGCGCCCCGGTGACTGGCACGCAGTGGAACCCCCGTTGGCGCAGGAACGCAAAGTTGGCATTCTGGGACTGGGGGCATTGGGGCAAGCGGTTGCACAGGCGCTGGCGGGTTTCGGGTTTGACCTGCATGGCTGGGCGCGCAGTCCTAGATCGGTTCCCGGTATGCGCTGCCATCACGGGCAGGACGGTCTGGATGCCTGCCTGTCCCACGCAGAAATTCTGGTAACCCTGCTGCCGCTGACCGCAGGCACCGAAAACCTGCTGGATCGGCGCGCATTGGCGCTGCTGCCAGAAGGGGCGGCGCTTATCAATCCCGGTCGCGGGCGGCTGGTGGATGACACCGCCCTGATTGCGGCGTTGGACAGCGGGCAAATCGGTCACGCGACACTGGATGTGTTCCGCACCGAACCCCTGCCTGCGGATCATCCGTTCTGGGCGCATCCGCGCGTTACCGTGACCCCGCATATCGCGGCCACCACACGCGCGCGCACCGCAGCACGCGTGATTGCGGGCAATATCGCGCGGGGGGAAAAGGGGTTGGCGTTTATGAATGTGGTAGATCGCGGGCGTGGCTACTGA
- the rodA gene encoding rod shape-determining protein RodA, translated as MSYLEYNTKRMPSGLAKVLYVNWPLVVLLVAVACYGFVMLYSVAGGNAQLWMDPQMRRFGIGILLMLAIGFVPLWFWRSIAGVAYVVSILLLLGVEFFGTIGMGAKRWLVVGPIRLQPSELAKISTILALAAYYDWLNIKKVSHPLWVVLGILIAAVPALLVLRQPDLGTALLLTLGGGVVIFAAGVHWAYFAALIGSMVAGIMVIMSSRGTDWQILKDYQYRRIDSFLDPSLDPLGAGYHINQSMIALGSGGWSGRGFMEGTQARLNFLPEKHTDFIFTTLAEEFGFVGAASLLVLYLMIIGFCLLTAFRTTSRFGALLVIGVVGTFFLYFAVNMAMVMGLAPVVGVPLPLVSYGGSAMIVLMVAFGLVQSAHIHRARLPS; from the coding sequence ATGAGTTATCTTGAATACAACACCAAGCGCATGCCGTCCGGGCTGGCGAAAGTGTTATATGTCAACTGGCCGCTGGTGGTCTTGCTTGTGGCTGTCGCATGCTACGGCTTTGTCATGCTGTATTCGGTTGCCGGCGGCAATGCGCAGCTTTGGATGGACCCGCAGATGCGCCGCTTCGGCATTGGCATTCTTTTGATGCTGGCGATCGGGTTCGTGCCGCTATGGTTCTGGCGCTCCATTGCGGGGGTTGCTTATGTCGTGTCGATCCTGCTGCTGCTGGGGGTCGAATTTTTCGGCACAATCGGCATGGGCGCAAAACGTTGGCTGGTTGTCGGCCCCATAAGGCTGCAACCGTCCGAGTTGGCCAAGATCAGCACAATTCTGGCGCTGGCGGCCTACTACGACTGGCTGAACATCAAGAAAGTCTCGCATCCGCTATGGGTGGTGCTGGGTATTCTGATTGCCGCGGTTCCGGCACTTCTGGTGCTGCGCCAGCCTGATCTGGGCACGGCGCTTTTGCTGACACTGGGCGGCGGCGTGGTGATTTTTGCCGCCGGGGTGCATTGGGCCTATTTCGCCGCATTGATCGGCAGCATGGTGGCGGGGATCATGGTTATCATGTCATCGCGCGGGACGGATTGGCAAATCCTGAAGGATTACCAGTATCGACGCATAGATTCGTTCCTTGACCCCTCGCTTGACCCATTGGGGGCAGGCTATCACATCAACCAGTCGATGATTGCACTGGGGTCCGGGGGGTGGTCAGGTCGGGGTTTCATGGAAGGCACGCAAGCGCGGCTGAACTTCCTGCCTGAGAAGCACACCGATTTCATTTTCACCACGCTGGCGGAAGAATTCGGCTTTGTCGGGGCGGCGTCCCTGCTGGTGCTGTATCTGATGATCATCGGGTTTTGCCTGCTGACGGCCTTTCGCACGACCAGCCGGTTCGGGGCGTTGCTGGTGATCGGCGTAGTGGGCACCTTCTTTTTGTATTTCGCCGTGAATATGGCCATGGTCATGGGGCTTGCACCTGTGGTGGGGGTGCCGTTGCCATTGGTGTCCTATGGGGGGTCTGCAATGATTGTGCTGATGGTCGCCTTCGGGCTGGTTCAGTCGGCGCATATTCACAGGGCAAGGTTGCCATCATGA
- the mrdA gene encoding penicillin-binding protein 2 — protein sequence MKRTDRDKELSQRIITRRGLILGGAQLGFAGALAWRLRDMQLMQSEQFHLLAEENRINLRLLPPTRGLIFDRNGVLLAGNEQNYRVVIKRDDAGDIDLVLDRLSQLIPLSEDDLERARRDLLRHRPFVPVTVAERLSWEEISRIASNAPALPGVTPEMGLSRAYPLREDMAHVVGYVGPVSDRDLEALEAPDPVLMIPRFQIGKSGVERAMEDRLRGTAGSQRVEVNAVGRVMRELDRAEGQPGGNVHMTIDARLQNYALQRMKGQSGAAVVMDTATGDILALASAPSFDGNLFVRGISNTDFNGLLEDEYRPLLNKTVQGMYPPGSTFKMVTALAALDAGETDGEERVFCPGHMDVSGNRFHCWRRGGHGRVGLVSALSESCDVYFYEMSQRCGIDRINAMSERLGLGIRYDLPIPSIAGGLNPTRDWKRRNRNEEWRIGDTVNASIGQGFVLSTPLQLAVMTARLATNKAILPRLLRDPLEQAAPQAASLDLRPEWLRMIRRGMLDTVNHARGTAYSSRVVADGQEMAGKTGTSQVFSITRAERDAGIRQQSDLPWNRRNHALFVNYAPVDAPRIAVAVVIEHGGGGSSAAAPIGRDITLAALNDGIPPLSAYPAPQRNRIRAEQIELEERLRDPQLLRISRA from the coding sequence GTGAAACGCACGGATCGCGACAAGGAACTTAGCCAAAGGATCATCACGCGCCGCGGGTTAATTCTGGGCGGTGCGCAACTGGGCTTTGCAGGCGCACTTGCGTGGCGCCTGCGTGATATGCAGCTTATGCAGTCCGAGCAGTTTCACCTGCTGGCAGAAGAAAACCGCATTAACCTGCGCCTGCTGCCGCCCACACGCGGTTTGATCTTTGACCGCAACGGCGTGTTGCTGGCGGGCAATGAGCAAAATTACCGTGTGGTGATCAAGCGCGATGATGCAGGCGATATCGACCTTGTTCTGGACCGGCTGTCACAGCTGATACCGCTAAGCGAGGATGATCTGGAACGCGCGCGGCGCGATTTGCTGCGCCACCGCCCCTTTGTGCCGGTCACGGTTGCCGAACGCCTGAGCTGGGAAGAGATCAGCCGCATTGCGTCCAATGCGCCTGCACTTCCGGGGGTGACGCCCGAAATGGGCCTGTCACGCGCCTATCCGCTGCGCGAGGATATGGCCCATGTCGTGGGCTATGTCGGCCCCGTTTCCGACCGTGATCTGGAAGCGCTGGAAGCGCCTGATCCGGTGCTGATGATCCCGCGCTTCCAGATCGGCAAAAGCGGCGTGGAACGCGCCATGGAAGACCGCCTGCGCGGCACCGCCGGTTCGCAACGTGTGGAAGTGAACGCCGTTGGCCGTGTCATGCGTGAACTGGACCGCGCCGAAGGGCAACCGGGCGGCAATGTGCATATGACGATTGATGCGCGGCTGCAAAATTACGCGCTGCAACGCATGAAAGGCCAAAGCGGCGCGGCGGTGGTTATGGACACGGCAACCGGTGATATTCTGGCACTGGCATCCGCGCCCAGTTTTGACGGCAACCTGTTTGTGCGCGGCATTTCCAACACCGATTTCAATGGCCTGCTGGAAGATGAATACCGCCCGCTGCTGAACAAAACCGTTCAGGGCATGTATCCGCCCGGGTCCACCTTCAAGATGGTAACAGCCCTTGCCGCACTTGATGCGGGCGAAACAGATGGCGAGGAACGCGTGTTCTGCCCCGGACATATGGATGTGTCCGGCAACCGCTTCCATTGCTGGCGGCGCGGCGGACATGGGCGTGTAGGCCTTGTGTCCGCGCTGTCGGAAAGCTGTGATGTGTATTTCTATGAAATGTCGCAACGCTGTGGCATCGACCGCATCAACGCCATGTCCGAGCGTCTGGGCCTTGGCATACGCTATGATCTGCCAATTCCGTCGATTGCAGGCGGGCTGAACCCTACACGGGACTGGAAACGGCGCAACCGCAATGAAGAATGGCGGATCGGCGATACGGTCAACGCCTCTATCGGGCAGGGGTTCGTGCTGTCGACACCGCTGCAACTGGCCGTGATGACGGCGCGGCTGGCCACCAACAAGGCCATCCTGCCCCGATTGCTGCGTGACCCGCTTGAACAGGCCGCACCGCAGGCCGCGTCGCTGGACCTGCGCCCCGAATGGCTGCGCATGATACGCCGTGGCATGCTTGATACTGTCAACCATGCGCGCGGCACGGCCTATTCGTCGCGTGTGGTGGCGGATGGTCAGGAAATGGCTGGCAAAACCGGCACGAGTCAGGTTTTCTCCATCACCCGCGCGGAACGCGATGCGGGGATACGCCAGCAAAGTGACCTGCCCTGGAACCGGCGCAACCACGCGCTGTTTGTCAATTACGCCCCGGTCGACGCCCCGCGCATTGCCGTGGCCGTGGTCATCGAGCATGGTGGCGGCGGGTCGTCAGCGGCGGCCCCCATTGGGCGCGACATCACGCTGGCCGCACTGAATGACGGCATCCCGCCCCTGTCGGCCTATCCCGCGCCGCAACGCAACCGCATCCGCGCCGAACAGATCGAGCTGGAAGAACGCCTGCGTGACCCGCAGCTTTTACGGATAAGCCGCGCATGA
- the mreC gene encoding rod shape-determining protein MreC: protein MASERQTDQDYIRPVRRILIGAMVLFLTLVFLVWRIDSPRVEQVRTDLIDRIVPSFDWAMRPVTRVAGMLENLQSYARIVEQNQELRRELQQMRAWREAALQLEQRNAQLLDLNQVRIDPQLTHVTGVVMADGGSPFRRSVLLNVGARDGVQDGWAVMDGLGLAGRIAGVGNRTSRVVLLTDTASSVPVLIQPSGQRAMLSGDNSSYPLLEFIETPDELRPGDRVISSDDGGVFPAGLLIGEVVQSRDRRLRVRLAADYGRLEFLRVMRSRPVESIVDTGRLIVPEIPRAPDLPGDVVLPQGPNIESPADE, encoded by the coding sequence TTGGCATCCGAACGTCAGACAGACCAAGATTATATCCGCCCTGTCAGGCGTATCCTGATTGGGGCTATGGTTCTGTTCCTGACACTTGTTTTTCTGGTCTGGCGCATTGACAGCCCAAGGGTGGAACAGGTGCGCACGGATCTGATCGACCGCATTGTGCCGTCCTTCGACTGGGCCATGCGCCCTGTGACGCGGGTGGCGGGTATGCTGGAGAACCTGCAATCCTATGCCCGTATCGTGGAGCAAAATCAGGAATTGCGCCGCGAATTGCAACAGATGCGGGCGTGGCGCGAAGCGGCCTTGCAACTGGAACAGCGCAATGCCCAGTTACTGGATCTGAATCAGGTGCGCATTGATCCGCAACTGACCCATGTGACAGGGGTTGTGATGGCGGATGGCGGATCGCCTTTCCGGCGGTCTGTGCTGCTGAATGTGGGCGCGCGCGACGGCGTTCAGGATGGTTGGGCGGTGATGGATGGCCTTGGGCTTGCAGGCCGGATCGCGGGTGTCGGCAACCGGACATCGCGGGTGGTGCTGCTGACTGACACGGCAAGTTCGGTTCCGGTTCTGATTCAGCCATCGGGACAACGGGCCATGCTGTCGGGTGACAATTCATCCTATCCGCTGCTGGAATTCATTGAAACACCGGATGAATTGCGCCCCGGTGACCGTGTCATAAGTTCCGATGACGGTGGCGTGTTTCCGGCGGGGTTGCTGATTGGCGAAGTCGTCCAGTCACGGGACCGCAGGTTGCGGGTGCGCCTTGCCGCCGATTACGGGCGGCTGGAATTCCTGCGCGTGATGCGCTCTCGCCCGGTCGAGAGTATTGTTGATACCGGCCGCCTGATCGTTCCAGAAATTCCGCGCGCGCCGGATTTGCCGGGGGATGTGGTGTTGCCGCAAGGGCCGAATATCGAAAGCCCGGCTGATGAATAA
- a CDS encoding rod shape-determining protein: MPLFPSLFSSDMAIDLGTANTLVYVKGRGIILNEPSVVAYHTKDGRKAVLAVGEDAKLMLGRTPGSIEAIRPMRDGVIADFDVAEEMIKHFIRKVHRNTMFSKPKVIVCVPYGATPVEKRAIRQSVLSAGARRAGLISEPIAAAIGAGMPITDPTGSMVVDIGGGTTEVAVLSLGDIVYARSVRVGGDRMDEAIVSFLRRNQNLLIGEATAEKIKCTIGTARMPDDGRGQCMMIRGRDLLNGVPKEIEITQAQVAEALSETVTTICEAVMIALETTPPDLAADIVDRGVILTGGGALLGELDLALREQTGLSISVADEALNCVAIGTGKALEYEKQLRHAIDYES, encoded by the coding sequence ATGCCCCTGTTTCCCAGCCTGTTTTCATCGGATATGGCCATCGACCTTGGCACAGCCAACACGCTGGTCTACGTCAAAGGGCGGGGGATCATCCTCAATGAGCCATCGGTGGTGGCCTATCACACCAAGGACGGCCGCAAGGCGGTTCTGGCTGTGGGCGAGGATGCGAAGCTGATGCTGGGCCGCACCCCCGGTTCGATCGAGGCAATCCGCCCCATGCGCGACGGCGTGATCGCGGATTTCGACGTTGCCGAAGAAATGATCAAGCATTTCATCCGCAAGGTGCACCGCAACACCATGTTCTCGAAGCCGAAAGTCATTGTCTGTGTGCCTTACGGCGCAACGCCGGTCGAAAAGCGCGCGATCCGTCAGTCGGTCCTGTCAGCAGGCGCGCGGCGCGCGGGGCTGATTTCCGAACCGATTGCTGCGGCCATTGGTGCGGGCATGCCCATTACCGACCCGACAGGCAGCATGGTTGTCGATATTGGGGGTGGCACAACCGAAGTCGCGGTTCTGTCGCTGGGCGATATCGTCTATGCACGTTCGGTGCGTGTGGGCGGTGACCGTATGGATGAAGCGATTGTCAGCTTCCTGCGCCGCAACCAGAACCTTCTGATCGGTGAAGCCACGGCTGAAAAAATCAAATGCACCATCGGCACGGCCCGCATGCCCGATGACGGGCGCGGCCAGTGCATGATGATCCGCGGGCGCGACCTGCTGAACGGCGTGCCCAAAGAAATCGAGATCACACAGGCACAGGTGGCCGAGGCGTTGTCGGAAACCGTGACCACCATCTGCGAGGCAGTGATGATCGCGCTGGAAACCACCCCTCCCGATCTGGCCGCCGATATCGTGGATCGCGGCGTTATACTGACAGGGGGCGGCGCGCTGCTGGGCGAGCTGGACCTTGCGTTGCGCGAACAAACCGGCCTGTCGATTTCGGTCGCGGACGAGGCGTTGAACTGTGTCGCTATCGGCACGGGCAAGGCGCTGGAATATGAAAAGCAACTGCGTCACGCCATCGATTACGAGAGCTGA
- a CDS encoding 2-isopropylmalate synthase, with product MTQAAPKQDHVLIFDTTLRDGEQSPGATMSHGEKLEIAALLDEMGVDIIEAGFPIASEGDFQAVSEIAKNSRNSVICGLSRANLNDIDRCWEAVKHAARPRIHTFIGTSPLHRDITALDQDAMVARIHDTVSHARNLCEDVQWSPMDATRTERDYLCRVVEAAIKAGATTINIPDTVGYTYPRESAELIAMLLERVPGADEIIFATHCHNDLGMATANSLAAVEAGARQIECTINGLGERAGNTALEEVVMALRVRNDILPYHTGIDTTKIMGISRMVAAVSGFPVQFNKAVVGKNAFAHESGIHQDGMLKNKETFEIMRPEDVGLAATNLVMGKHSGRAALRAKLSELGYELGDNQLKDVFVRFKALADRKKEVYDDDLIALMTEASLNDEDAYLQVRKLRVVCGTDGPQEAELTLSIGGVEKFIDATGDGPVDATFNAVKMLFEHEARLELYQVHAVTEGTDAQATVSVRLALDGIVFSGQSSDTDTVVASAKAYVNALNRMVLHRHRGNLSALMSSAS from the coding sequence ATGACACAAGCCGCCCCCAAGCAGGACCATGTCCTGATTTTCGACACAACATTGCGCGATGGCGAGCAATCCCCCGGCGCCACCATGAGCCATGGCGAAAAGCTGGAAATCGCTGCCCTTCTGGATGAAATGGGTGTCGATATTATAGAAGCAGGCTTTCCAATCGCCTCGGAAGGGGATTTTCAGGCCGTCAGCGAAATCGCGAAGAATTCGCGCAATTCGGTCATCTGCGGCCTGTCACGCGCCAATCTGAATGATATCGACCGCTGCTGGGAAGCTGTGAAACACGCAGCCCGCCCGCGCATTCACACCTTCATCGGTACATCGCCGCTGCACCGTGACATCACCGCACTGGATCAGGACGCGATGGTTGCGCGCATTCATGACACGGTCAGCCATGCGCGCAATCTGTGCGAAGATGTGCAATGGTCGCCCATGGACGCCACGCGCACCGAACGCGATTATCTGTGCCGCGTGGTTGAAGCTGCCATCAAGGCGGGTGCCACGACAATCAACATCCCCGACACAGTGGGCTATACCTATCCGCGCGAAAGTGCCGAACTGATCGCCATGTTGCTGGAACGGGTGCCCGGCGCGGATGAGATTATATTTGCCACGCATTGCCACAACGACCTTGGCATGGCGACCGCCAATTCGCTGGCCGCCGTCGAAGCGGGCGCGCGCCAGATCGAATGCACGATCAACGGCCTTGGTGAACGCGCGGGCAACACGGCGCTGGAAGAAGTTGTCATGGCCCTGCGCGTGCGCAACGACATTCTGCCCTATCACACCGGCATTGACACAACCAAAATCATGGGCATTTCGCGCATGGTCGCGGCCGTGTCGGGCTTTCCGGTGCAGTTTAACAAGGCTGTGGTCGGCAAGAACGCCTTTGCGCATGAATCGGGCATTCATCAGGATGGCATGCTGAAGAATAAGGAAACATTCGAGATCATGCGCCCCGAAGATGTGGGGTTGGCTGCGACAAATCTGGTGATGGGCAAGCATTCGGGCCGGGCCGCACTGCGCGCGAAACTGTCGGAACTGGGCTATGAATTGGGCGACAACCAGTTGAAGGATGTGTTTGTGCGCTTCAAGGCGCTGGCCGACCGCAAGAAGGAGGTCTATGACGACGACCTGATCGCGCTGATGACAGAGGCCAGCCTGAACGACGAAGACGCCTATCTGCAAGTGCGCAAGCTGCGCGTGGTCTGCGGCACCGACGGACCGCAGGAAGCGGAACTGACACTGTCCATCGGCGGGGTTGAAAAATTCATCGACGCCACCGGCGACGGCCCAGTGGACGCGACCTTCAATGCGGTCAAGATGCTGTTTGAACATGAAGCCCGTCTGGAGCTGTATCAGGTGCATGCCGTCACCGAAGGCACCGATGCACAGGCCACGGTCAGCGTTCGGCTGGCGCTGGACGGTATCGTGTTTTCGGGACAGTCATCAGACACCGATACGGTCGTGGCGTCCGCGAAAGCCTATGTAAATGCGCTTAATCGCATGGTGTTGCACCGCCATCGCGGAAACCTGTCGGCCTTGATGAGCAGCGCAAGCTAG
- the lepB gene encoding signal peptidase I produces MAASDGKKDGLWENVKTIVYALVIAGLFRTLFFQPFWIPSGSMKETLLIGDFLFVNKMAYGYSRYSCPFGACPITGRLFANDPERGDIVVFRHPGTGADYIKRLIGLPGDRVQMRDGILYLNDEAAPQEPDGDFAETYDRQGSAGQYPRCANAPVGQGGQCLKPRAIETLPNGVSYPVLNISDGGAADNTPVFTVPEGHFFFMGDNRDNSLDSRMPRSVGGVGMVPFDHLIGRARHVVFSAEGRSLFFVWTWRSDRFFARLQ; encoded by the coding sequence ATGGCAGCAAGTGACGGCAAGAAAGACGGCCTTTGGGAAAACGTGAAAACAATCGTTTACGCGTTGGTGATTGCAGGCCTGTTTCGCACATTGTTTTTCCAACCGTTCTGGATTCCGTCAGGGTCCATGAAGGAAACATTGCTGATCGGGGATTTTCTGTTCGTCAATAAGATGGCCTATGGCTATTCGCGCTATTCCTGCCCGTTTGGCGCATGCCCCATCACGGGGCGGCTGTTTGCGAATGATCCCGAACGCGGCGATATCGTTGTCTTCCGCCACCCCGGCACGGGCGCGGATTACATCAAACGCCTGATCGGTCTGCCGGGCGACCGCGTGCAAATGCGTGATGGCATTCTGTATCTGAATGATGAAGCAGCGCCCCAGGAACCCGATGGTGATTTTGCAGAAACCTATGACCGCCAGGGCAGCGCGGGCCAGTATCCGCGCTGCGCGAATGCGCCAGTGGGGCAGGGTGGCCAATGCCTGAAACCGCGTGCGATTGAAACCTTGCCCAATGGTGTCAGCTATCCGGTGCTGAACATCTCGGACGGGGGGGCTGCGGACAATACGCCTGTGTTCACTGTGCCAGAAGGGCATTTCTTCTTCATGGGCGACAACCGCGACAATTCGCTGGACAGCCGCATGCCGCGCAGCGTGGGTGGTGTTGGCATGGTGCCGTTTGATCACCTGATCGGACGCGCGCGCCATGTCGTGTTTTCCGCCGAAGGACGCTCGCTGTTCTTCGTGTGGACATGGCGCAGCGATCGTTTCTTTGCGAGGTTGCAGTGA
- the rnc gene encoding ribonuclease III: protein MTLSKELRAFSARIGHEFSRPELLRRALTHPSISSPSRPDNQRLEFLGDRVLGLVMAEALLHADKAASEGQLAPRFNALVRKEACADIARDVELGEVLKLGRSEMLSGGRRKEALLADAMEAVIAAVYLDAGFDAARDMVLRLWGARIATVKDDARDAKTALQEWAQARGQTPPAYTERDRSGPPHAPVFTIEVQLSDGVVAQASAGSKRQAEQKAAQLLLDRLEGQT from the coding sequence GTGACACTGTCGAAAGAACTGCGCGCATTCAGTGCGCGCATCGGTCATGAGTTTTCCCGCCCCGAACTGCTGCGCCGCGCACTGACGCATCCGTCCATTTCATCGCCCTCGCGCCCTGACAACCAGCGGCTGGAATTCTTGGGGGACCGCGTGCTGGGCCTTGTGATGGCCGAAGCGTTGCTGCACGCAGATAAAGCGGCCAGCGAAGGGCAGCTTGCACCGCGCTTCAACGCACTTGTGCGCAAGGAAGCCTGCGCAGACATCGCGCGCGATGTGGAGCTGGGCGAGGTGCTGAAGCTGGGGCGGTCTGAAATGCTGTCGGGGGGGCGGCGCAAGGAAGCGCTGCTGGCCGATGCCATGGAAGCCGTGATTGCCGCCGTCTATCTGGATGCGGGCTTTGACGCGGCGCGCGACATGGTGCTGCGCCTTTGGGGGGCGCGGATTGCCACCGTCAAGGACGACGCCCGCGATGCAAAGACCGCGTTGCAGGAATGGGCGCAGGCGCGCGGGCAGACCCCGCCTGCCTATACTGAGCGCGACCGCAGCGGCCCGCCCCATGCGCCGGTTTTCACCATTGAAGTGCAGCTGTCCGATGGCGTGGTTGCGCAAGCCAGCGCCGGTTCCAAGCGACAGGCAGAACAAAAAGCCGCGCAACTGCTTCTTGACCGGCTGGAGGGCCAGACATGA